A region of Nakaseomyces glabratus chromosome M, complete sequence DNA encodes the following proteins:
- the TRF5 gene encoding non-canonical poly(A) polymerase TRF5 (CAGL0M03751g~Ortholog(s) have polynucleotide adenylyltransferase activity, ribosomal large subunit binding activity) — translation MRGDRSKRKVAKYQKKESARVKRLRRSSFNALQRNIEVFNDNKEFLNKYENLELDLSDPENRTHLLSEYNDDLTQSDGESKADNHNDSYDTIPVIDIDSGDEGIVSDIKISGGKLEDNDDFIAFSSSSEDENSGAENNESEDYLSSGNTSSDDELAGRRNAERELNADFPWLLNHDHSKQKEISDWLTAEIRDFVAYISPSREEIETRNKTIAKIRRSVKRLWTDADLQVFGSYATDMYLPGSDIDCVVNSKSGDKENRQYLYELARHLKNDGLATRVEVIAKSRVPIIKFVEPESDIHIDVSFERSNGLEAAKLIREWIGDTPGLRELTLVVKQFLHARRLNDVHTGGLGGFSIICLVFSFLRLHPRIITGDIDPLDNLGVLLIEFFELYGKNFAYDDVAICVDDSRATYKPKTSCRFYPPARTSFTLAIQDPGDPTNNLSRGSFNVRDIKKSFSGAFDLLVNKCFELDAATFKNRVGKSILGNVIKYRGAPRDFNDERALVENRAIIENEHYHRKRARVVHADDEDTSDEDDMFINISANEEETEEMYKVEKVEKVVKKRKIAKADTNTKTKTKTKAKARNHTSIDQLMGIPEDEEPPVIQEREKKSLSMQDKRDYWLSKGQAL, via the coding sequence ATGAGAGGTGATAGATCTAAGAGGAAGGTTGCAAAGTATCAAAAAAAGGAATCTGCCAGGGTGAAACGACTACGAAGGTCTTCCTTTAACGCTTTGCAACGTAATATTGAAGTCTTCAATGACAACAAAGAGTTTCTCAACAAGTATGAAAATTTGGAATTGGACTTGAGCGATCCTGAGAATCGCACTCACTTATTATCCGAGTATAACGACGATTTAACACAAAGCGATGGTGAATCAAAGGCTGATAATCATAATGATTCCTATGATACAATTCCTGTAATAGATATTGACTCAGGTGATGAAGGGATAGTATcagatataaaaataagTGGTGGGAAGCTTGAAGATAACGATGACTTTATTGCGTTTTCTTCTAGttcagaagatgaaaacaGCGGCGCTGAAAATAACGAGTCAGAAGATTATTTATCCAGTGGGAACACAAGtagtgatgatgaattaGCCGGAAGGAGAAATGCTGAGAGAGAACTAAATGCAGACTTTCCATGGTTGCTAAATCATGATCACTCGAAGCAGAAGGAAATATCAGACTGGCTCACAGCGGAGATTCGAGATTTTGTTGCATATATATCACCTAGCCGAGAGGAAATCGaaacaagaaacaaaacaatAGCGAAGATACGGCGGTCAGTGAAACGTTTATGGACAGATGCAGACCTTCAAGTGTTTGGGTCTTATGCAACAGATATGTATTTACCGGGGTCTGATATTGACTGTGTGGTTAATAGTAAAAGTGgtgataaagaaaatagaCAGTACCTATATGAGTTGGCCAGGCATCTAAAGAACGATGGTCTAGCTACTAGGGTGGAGGTAATAGCAAAATCAAGGGTTCCGATcataaaatttgttgaacCTGAGTCTGATATACACATAGATGTGTCGTTTGAAAGATCCAACGGTTTGGAAGCCGCAAAATTGATTAGAGAGTGGATTGGTGATACTCCTGGTCTAAGAGAACTAACGTTAGTAGTCAAACAATTTTTACATGCTAGGCGACTAAACGATGTCCATACTGGAGGTCTCGGTGGGTTCAGTATCATCTGTCTTGTATTCTCGTTTTTACGTCTTCACCCAAGGATTATCACTGGGGATATCGATCCCTTGGATAACCTTGGTGTGCTTTTAATCGAATTCTTTGAACTCTACGGTAAGAACTTTGCATACGACGATGTTGCTATCTGTGTTGATGACTCCCGTGCCACTTACAAGCCGAAGACCAGTTGTAGGTTCTATCCACCTGCAAGGACCTCCTTCACCCTGGCCATACAGGATCCTGGCGATCCAACGAACAATCTGAGTCGGGGCTCGTTCAATGTCCGTGACATCAAGAAGTCCTTCTCTGGTGCCTTTGATCTGCTCGTCAACAAATGTTTCGAGCTCGATGCCGCAACGTTCAAGAACAGAGTGGGCAAGAGCATCCTGGGAAACGTCATCAAGTACCGCGGTGCCCCTAGGGACTTCAACGACGAGAGGGCGCTGGTGGAGAACAGGGCGATCATAGAGAATGAGCACTACCACAGGAAGCGCGCCCGCGTAGTGCATGCAGACGATGAAGATACATCTGACGAGGATGACATGTTCATCAATATAAGTGCAAACGAGGAAGAAACTGAGGAGATGTACAAAGTCGAGAAAGTCGAGAAAGTCgtaaagaagagaaagataGCGAAGGCCGATACCAATACCAAGACCAAGACCAAGACCAAGGCCAAGGCAAGAAACCACACCAGCATAGATCAACTGATGGGCATCCCCGAGGATGAAGAACCACCCGTGATCCAAGAAAGGGAGAAAAAGTCACTGAGCATGCAGGACAAGAGGGACTACTGGCTCTCCAAGGGTCAGGCACTATAG
- the TOS6 gene encoding Tos6p (CAGL0M03773g~Putative adhesin-like cell wall protein; predicted GPI-anchor): protein MKFSTASILAIAASVASAGTVVSDGVTYVDITTTPVVTTSAVSTVKTTSTPYTTTTVSTKPASVSSSANSASAAKGNAAVISQIGDGQIQATTATPAKPSSAAPAKPSSAAPVSPASSSKASPSSVAPASPSIEQQKSSTLSTSAVKTNPAVVSQIHDGQIQASTLQQQLTNAAGKNSATFGAALLAAVAMLL from the coding sequence atgaaGTTCTCTACTGCCTCTATCTTAGCCATTGCCGCTTCCGTCGCTTCTGCTGGTACCGTTGTCTCTGACGGTGTCACATACGTTGACATCACTACAACCCCAGTTGTTACCACTTCTGCAGTTTCTACTGTAAAGACCACTTCCACTCCATACACCACTACCACTGTTTCTACCAAGCCAGCTTCTGTTTCTAGTTCTGCTAACTCTGCTAGTGCTGCCAAGGGTAACGCCGCTGTCATCTCTCAAATTGGTGACGGTCAAATCCAAGCTACCACAGCAACCCCAGCCAAGCCAAGCTCTGCTGCTCCAGCTAAGCCAAGCTCTGCCGCCCCAGTCTCCCCAGCCTCATCATCCAAGGCTTCTCCATCCTCTGTTGCTCCAGCTAGTCCTTCTATTGAACAACAAAAGTCTTCTACACTATCTACATCTGCTGTTAAGACAAACCCAGCTGTTGTTTCTCAAATCCACGATGGTCAAATTCAAGCTTCCACTCTACAGCAACAACTAACTAACGCCGCTGGTAAGAACTCTGCTACTTTCGGTGCTGCCCTTCTAGCTGCTGTTGCCATGCTTCTTTAA
- a CDS encoding RNA-binding protein (CAGL0M03795g~Has domain(s) with predicted nucleic acid binding, nucleotide binding activity), whose product MSSDEEDFNDIYGDEHQDQQQTVSNESKPVDSTTAPSTESASVPMDPLAALQALSSNLNNSNNTDNNNDKDTSSGSQTTADGNAVSSEQNGSNVSSEPQVSNQTQNSEQRESIEEANRRQVKADLSRENCKMFIGGLNWETTEDGLREYFSKYGNVVELKIMKDPNTGRSRGFGFLSFDAPSSVDEVVKTQHILDGKVIDPKRAIPREEQDKTGKIFVGGLGTDVRPKEFEEYFSQWGTIIDAQLMLDKDTGRSRGFGFVTYDSPDAAEKVCESRYREFKGKQIEIKRAEPRHQQKQAGQQAVSPPVAGMGMNPMSNPMANPMAGMYQNPMMGGFNPMFNPQAMQDYYQKMQEYYQQLQQQTGMDYSQMFQQQMSMMMPGFQMPPMNADGSGSPLNNAGSENTPSGDDHNGSDNSSSSNVQTIGGDSNDSNSASNERNEDGSNRMKKNSLPKNIPRGPRGPSERNDRGSYHRDRSGGSRHGGYHGSSNGSYRRERGGYNGGRRSNGYHPYNRS is encoded by the coding sequence ATGAGTTCAGACGAGGAAGACTTTAACGATATCTATGGTGATGAACACCAAGATCAACAACAGACAGTTTCTAATGAAAGTAAACCAGTAGATTCAACCACCGCTCCAAGCACTGAGTCAGCCAGCGTTCCAATGGATCCCTTGGCTGCTTTGCAAGCTTTATCATCTAACttaaataatagtaataacACTGATAACAACAATGATAAAGATACTAGCTCCGGATCACAGACAACTGCTGATGGTAATGCTGTTAGCTCAGAGCAAAATGGATCAAATGTTAGCTCAGAGCCTCAAGTTAGCAACCAAACGCAAAACTCTGAACAAAGAGAAAGCATTGAGGAAGCTAACAGAAGACAAGTCAAAGCTGACCTATCTAGAGAAAACTGTAAAATGTTTATTGGTGGTCTGAATTGGGAAACTACCGAAGATGGTTTACGTGAATACTTCAGCAAGTACGGTAATGTTGTAGAACTTAAAATCATGAAAGATCCAAACACTGGTAGATCCAGAGGTTTTGGTTTCTTGAGTTTCGATGCACCAAGTTCCGTTGACGAAGTCGTGAAGACACAACATATTCTTGACGGTAAAGTAATAGATCCAAAGAGAGCTATCCcaagagaagaacaagataAGACAGGTAAAATCTTTGTAGGTGGTTTGGGTACAGATGTAAGGCCAAAAGAATTCGAAGAATACTTCTCCCAATGGGGTACCATCATTGATGCACAATTAATGCTTGATAAGGATACTGGTAGATCCAGAGGTTTTGGATTTGTTACATATGACTCACCAGACGCTGCAGAAAAGGTATGTGAATCAAGGTATAGAGAATTCAAAGGTAAGcaaatagaaataaaaagagcAGAGCCAAGACACCAGCAGAAGCAGGCTGGACAGCAAGCTGTAAGTCCTCCTGTGGCCGGCATGGGCATGAATCCAATGTCTAACCCAATGGCCAACCCAATGGCTGGCATGTATCAAAATCCGATGATGGGTGGTTTCAACCCTATGTTTAACCCACAAGCTATGCAAGATTACTACCAAAAGATGCAAGAATATTATCAGCAACTACAACAGCAAACGGGCATGGATTATTCTCAAATGTTCCAACAGCAGATGTCAATGATGATGCCAGGATTCCAAATGCCACCAATGAATGCTGATGGCTCTGGTTCTCCTCTAAATAATGCCGGTTCTGAAAATACTCCATCTGGTGACGACCATAACGGAAGCGATaactcttcttcttctaatgTGCAAACGATTGGTGGTGACAGTAATGATAGTAATTCAGCATCAAATGAGAGAAATGAGGACGGCAGTAATAGAATGAAGAAAAACTCGTTACCAAAGAATATACCAAGAGGGCCTAGAGGACCCAGTGAAAGAAATGACAGAGGTTCATATCACAGAGACCGTTCTGGTGGTTCCCGTCATGGTGGTTACCATGGCTCTAGTAATGGTTCATACAGAAGAGAACGTGGCGGTTACAACGGAGGGCGTCGCAGCAATGGATATCACCCTTATAACAGATCATAA
- the YPT11 gene encoding Rab family GTPase YPT11 (CAGL0M03817g~Ortholog(s) have role in Golgi inheritance, Golgi localization, endoplasmic reticulum inheritance, mitochondrion inheritance) gives MADGRRKRYSLNVVVSPSPSERRFSGMDFTEASGTSPWNSPFGGGSTESFHFDKSNRNSRHSFYRTLSSSNSLSGGSVYRNSSVGLGLSSSAYMNDVMCSRESLSMSAIESNAANIKVLFIGDAGVGKTAMILNYCRELPTRAQWEHIIGLSPTPNRAGSSNRSGRNQMVRRSLTARAYERKSDIMQDQRKRYSSTDYDDYKENDFMAQRDFKIVKDVESESSSLNYDPEELIVDTKTTIGVDIKTNIINIDNRIFNCILWDTAGQERYRNAIMPSLYKKSNAIILSYDITDKCSFKNSYEHWLVEAMGHFAARDYEKARFYFIGNKTDLYKQREVTHEDVIAAIEEIESRYGLVIAGNFEVTCKNFDSLNEAMNNITVDLVNNGCYEEKAEQELEGTAVLEEDEEMKESTTLNEQYDDEVVSTSNDEDSGEDSDGSLEPVIRKRTTAKTRIIDISKPKNQPNILDTSHKMSCCT, from the coding sequence ATGGCTGATGGCAGGAGGAAGCGGTACTCCTTGAACGTGGTAGTGTCGCCGTCCCCATCTGAGCGGCGGTTCTCTGGAATGGATTTTACGGAAGCGAGTGGGACCTCGCCTTGGAACTCGCCGTTCGGCGGTGGATCTACGGAATCGTTTCATTTTGACAAGTCTAACAGGAATTCGCGGCATTCTTTTTACAGGACGCTGTCCTCGTCGAACTCGCTCAGCGGTGGGTCGGTGTACAGGAATAGCTCAGTGGGGCTCGGTTTGAGCTCGTCTGCGTACATGAATGACGTAATGTGCTCTCGGGAGTCGCTGTCGATGTCAGCGATAGAATCCAATGCGGCCAACATAAAAGTGCTGTTTATAGGCGATGCTGGGGTGGGGAAGACCGCGATGATACTGAACTATTGCAGGGAACTGCCGACGAGGGCACAATGGGAGCACATCATCGGGTTGAGCCCCACCCCAAATAGGGCTGGTTCGAGCAACCGGTCGGGACGCAATCAGATGGTTAGAAGGTCACTGACTGCGAGGGCTTACGAGCGTAAATCGGATATCATGCAAGATCAAAGGAAAAGGTACAGTTCGACGGATTACGATGACTATAAGGAAAACGATTTCATGGCACAGAGGGACTTCAAAATTGTAAAAGATGTCGAATCAGAGAGCAGTAGTCTCAACTACGACCCAGAGGAGCTCATAGTAGATACGAAGACAACCATTGGGGTAGATATCAAGACCAAcataataaatattgataacCGAATATTCAACTGCATTCTGTGGGACACCGCTGGTCAGGAACGGTATCGTAATGCTATCATGCCCTCTTTGTATAAGAAATCCAATGCAATCATTCTCAGCTATGATATCACGGACAAGTGTAGCTTCAAGAACAGCTACGAGCACTGGTTAGTGGAGGCTATGGGCCATTTTGCAGCCAGGGACTACGAAAAGGCCCGCTTTTACTTCATTGGTAACAAAACTGATCTGTACAAGCAGAGAGAAGTCACGCACGAGGATGTAATTGCCGCAATAGAAGAGATCGAGAGCCGATATGGTCTAGTGATAGCTGGGAACTTTGAAGTCACATGCAAGAATTTTGACTCGCTCAACGAGGCAATGAACAACATCACTGTGGACCTTGTCAATAACGGATGCTATGAGGAGAAGGCCGAGCAAGAACTAGAAGGCACTGCAGtgttagaagaagatgaagagatgAAGGAGTCCACCACGCTCAACGAGCAATACGACGACGAGGTTGTTAGTACCAGCAATGACGAAGATAGTGGAGAAGACTCGGACGGAAGCCTAGAGCCCGTGATTAGAAAGCGAACCACTGCAAAGACCCGCATAATAGATATATCCAAACCTAAGAACCAACCCAACATACTCGACACCTCGCATAAGATGAGCTGCTGTACATAG
- the BXI1 gene encoding Bxi1p (CAGL0M03839g~Ortholog(s) have role in apoptotic process, calcium-mediated signaling, endoplasmic reticulum unfolded protein response and Golgi apparatus, endoplasmic reticulum, fungal-type vacuole membrane, mitochondrion localization): MSVNKNSYVPLPNESAPPPYQEEDPAPNLYNVPDDFKWSTNVSACEPLVRQQFLHRVYSILSTQLLATLSMGYLTYKWEPLREFTNSNTWLVILASIGSILTCIWLAFAPSVDDYVPEDEANYTGETETNNELRPAKAPWYYLSKRGQYAVLSVFTICEAYSLSTITLAYDPQIILSAVLITTVVIVGVSLVALSERFQFLTESATTIYFWLNWGLLLLFGMVLTGVFFGFSSKMNIFYAWFGAALFTIYLLMDTQMIFRKVRPDEEVKCAMILYVDIINLFLHILRILSSRENE; this comes from the coding sequence ATGAGTGTCAATAAGAATTCGTATGTGCCTCTCCCCAACGAGAGCGCTCCGCCACCATACCAGGAAGAGGATCCTGCTCCAAACCTGTACAATGTCCCCGATGACTTCAAGTGGTCGACCAACGTGAGTGCTTGTGAACCACTGGTCAGACAGCAGTTCCTTCATAGAGTGTACTCCATATTGTCAACGCAGCTGCTGGCTACGTTGTCGATGGGCTACTTGACCTACAAATGGGAGCCTTTGCGTGAGTTCACTAACTCCAATACATGGCTGGTGATACTGGCCTCTATAGGTTCCATACTGACTTGCATATGGCTTGCCTTTGCCCCAAGCGTGGATGACTATGTGCCAGAAGATGAGGCTAATTACACCGGTGAAACTGAAACGAACAATGAGCTAAGACCCGCCAAGGCACCATGGTACTACTTGTCAAAGAGAGGCCAGTACGCTGTGCTAAGTGTGTTCACCATTTGTGAAGCATACTCCTTGTCGACCATAACACTTGCCTATGACCCTCAGATTATTTTGAGTGCCGTCCTTATAACCACCGTGGTCATAGTGGGTGTCTCCCTGGTGGCGCTGTCAGAGAGATTCCAGTTTCTAACAGAGTCCGCCACTACTATATACTTCTGGCTGAACTGGGGATTACTTCTACTGTTCGGTATGGTGCTTACCGGTGTATTCTTCGGCTTCAGCTCTAAGATGAACATTTTCTACGCTTGGTTCGGGGCCGCCTTGTTCACCATATACCTACTAATGGACACCCAGATGATCTTCAGAAAAGTACGTccagatgaagaagttaagTGTGCTATGATCCTATACGTCGATATTATCAACTTATTTTTGCATATCCTAAGGATCCTCTCTAGTAGAGAAAATGAATAA
- the RPL25 gene encoding 60S ribosomal protein uL23 (CAGL0M03861g~Ortholog(s) have cytoplasm localization) — translation MAPSAKASAAKKAVVKGTNGKKALKTRTSATFRLPKTLKLARSPKYASKSVPHYNRLDSYKVIEHPITSETAMKKVEDGNILVFQVSLKANKHQIKKAVKELYEVDVMKVNTLITAKGNKKAFVRLTADYDALDIANRIGYI, via the exons atgGCTCCATCTG CTAAGGCTAGTGCTGCTAAGAAGGCTGTTGTCAAGGGTACCAACGGTAAGAAGGCTTTGAAGACCAGAACTTCTGCCACCTTCAGATTGCCAAAGACCTTGAAGTTGGCTAGATCTCCAAAGTACGCTTCCAAGTCTGTTCCACACTACAACAGATTGGACTCTTACAAGGTTATCGAACACCCAATCACTTCTGAAACCGCTATGAAGAAGGTTGAAGACGGTAACATCTTGGTTTTCCAAGTCTCCTTGAAGGCTAACAAGCACCAAATCAAGAAGGCCGTTAAGGAGCTATACGAAGTCGATGTCATGAAGGTCAACACTTTGATCACCGCCAAGGGTAACAAGAAGGCTTTCGTTAGATTGACTGCCGACTACGATGCTTTGGACATTGCCAACAGAATCGGTTACATCTAA
- the MRPS18 gene encoding mitochondrial 37S ribosomal protein YmS18 (CAGL0M03883g~Ortholog(s) have structural constituent of ribosome activity and mitochondrial small ribosomal subunit localization), whose amino-acid sequence MLRSLGSKWLLAGRRLNSSVADGGRISFAGAVKDLTRKDEVANISNPYGEKRAMKGKSLEVPLKYKLNCVFRKNNTHFTYSAVVEDKNYLVNNPELSYNEKYLYYLRLPQKVKFAISTGCLGFRKALRGEYEAAFQTTTKVFQMIKEKGLMDKDIEIIMDDFGKGRTAFIAALNGKEGNEIRRKVTRISDKTALKFGGVRSPRMRRL is encoded by the coding sequence ATGCTGCGGTCGCTGGGTTCAAAATGGCTGCTGGCTGGTAGGAGGTTGAACAGCAGCGTTGCCGATGGTGGGCGTATTTCGTTTGCCGGTGCGGTGAAGGATCTTACAAGGAAAGACGAAGTGGCTAATATATCTAATCCGTATGGGGAGAAGCGAGCCATGAAGGGTAAGTCTTTGGAAGTTCCTTTGAAGTACAAGTTGAACTGTGTTTTCCGTAAAAACAACACGCACTTCACGTACTCTGCTGTCGTGGAGGACAAGAACTACTTGGTGAACAACCCGGAACTGTCATACAACGAGAAGTATCTGTATTACTTGCGGTTGCCGCAGAAAGTTAAGTTTGCCATCTCTACAGGATGTCTTGGGTTCAGAAAAGCGCTGAGAGGTGAATACGAAGCAGCGTTCCAAACCACTACAAAAGTGTTCCAGATGATTAAAGAAAAGGGATTGATGGACAAAGATATAGAGATCATAATGGATGATTTTGGTAAAGGTAGGACGGCGTTCATTGCGGCTCTAAACGGTAAAGAAGGTAATGAGATAAGGAGGAAAGTAACGAGAATCAGTGACAAGACAGCATTGAAATTCGGTGGTGTGAGGTCACCAAGAATGAGAAGATTATGA
- the KRI1 gene encoding Kri1p (CAGL0M03905g~Ortholog(s) have role in endonucleolytic cleavage in ITS1 to separate SSU-rRNA from 5.8S rRNA and LSU-rRNA from tricistronic rRNA transcript (SSU-rRNA, 5.8S rRNA, LSU-rRNA) and 90S preribosome, nucleolus localization): protein MPRKKSAAKKAREAAAKTQGEVPEQKISEEVEAKPLDANDEHEDASDESSSEEEDDYGELLTEEVEDGIKNVLTAIRNNEKDKLLNPEVKFFEDPEKAAEKMEVSEKHKPVYLKDYHRMNILSGNALKDDDELDEDELETVDGKQSFVSQQREERQQLLNEINNAFDGDDQKSEEENDDEDDDGFLKKKEKKMEVSKTDPLREIDPNKDEDKFLEEFVNQHAWIPKKGDKIISLDGGMDMEEDDEEFDDAVEQFENAYNFRYEDPNAAEIVSYARTQATLRRSKTSSRRRKREEEKSHKEEEKKEKEEKIQKKKVKKVNKVTDILTQIKKEYGADISEEMVEKITSTLMNNDYKEDEWDNVVAELFNEEFYAQEGKPEWDEDDEIMADFYKEGEEVNDGQEPPELDTNDTTETNDQDNAGRSKKKSKIEEKKSKKKEKKQLQEMVETAIEKNKMAIIDEVEEERGRSREKEELKFRYREVSPESFGLSTREILAADDTDLNEFIGLKKFAPYRPKELRAKDKRKVTKSRRLREWKKKVFNNESGLTEEQFIALMEKEGSSEPPMKKHKKSHDKDKKNKNSHKKNKK from the coding sequence ATGCCTAGAAAGAAGTCTGCTGCTAAGAAGGCTAGGGAAGCCGCTGCCAAGACTCAAGGTGAGGTGCCTGAGCAGAAAATCAGTGAGGAAGTTGAAGCCAAGCCCTTGGATGCCAACGATGAACACGAGGATGCTAGTGATGAGAGTTCTAGTGAGGAAGAGGACGACTACGGTGAGCTGCTTACTGAGGAAGTTGAAGATGGTATCAAGAATGTGCTTACCGCGATCagaaacaatgaaaagGATAAGTTGCTGAACCCAGAGGTGAAATTCTTTGAGGATCCAGAGAAGGCTGCTGAAAAGATGGAAGTAAGTGAAAAACATAAACCCGTTTACCTGAAGGATTACCACAGAATGAATATTCTTTCTGGTAATGCATTGAAGGATGATGACGAGttggatgaagatgagcTTGAGACCGTTGATGGGAAACAATCCTTCGTCTCTCAGCAGAGAGAGGAGAGACAACAGCtattaaatgaaattaataatgCTTTTGATGGGGACGACCAGAAATccgaagaagaaaatgatgacgaagatgaCGATGGGTtcctgaagaagaaagaaaagaagatggaAGTCTCTAAGACCGATCCATTAAGAGAAATTGACCCAAACAAGGACGAGGACAAGTTTCTTGAAGAGTTTGTGAACCAGCATGCTTGGATACCGAAAAAGGGAGACAAAATCATCTCACTAGATGGTGGAATGGACATggaagaagatgacgaagaaTTCGACGACGCAGTGGAACAGTTTGAAAATGCTTATAATTTCAGATATGAGGATCCTAATGCCGCTGAGATTGTATCTTATGCTCGTACACAGGCCACTCTGAGAAGATCGAAGACATCCTCTCGtagaagaaagagagaagaGGAGAAATCTCATAAGgaggaagagaagaaagaaaaggagGAAAAGatacaaaagaagaaggtgaagaaaGTAAATAAGGTCACTGACATCTTAACAcagatcaagaaagaatatgGGGCTGATATAAGTGAAGAAATGGTTGAAAAGATCACTTCCACACTGATGAATAACGACTACAAGGAAGACGAGTGGGATAATGTGGTTGCTGAATTGTTCAATGAAGAGTTTTACGCTCAAGAAGGTAAGCCTGAATgggatgaagatgatgagaTTATGGCTGATTTCTAcaaagaaggtgaagaagtTAATGATGGACAAGAACCACCGGAATTAGACACAAATGACACAACGGAAACCAACGACCAAGATAACGCTGGCCGctcaaagaagaagagtaagatagaagaaaagaagagtAAAAAGAAGGAGAAAAAACAACTTCAAGAGATGGTTGAAACAGCAATCgagaagaacaaaatgGCTATTATCGATGAAGTTGAGGAAGAAAGAGGTAGAAGCCGCGAAAAGGAAGAACTGAAATTTCGTTACAGAGAAGTTTCGCCAGAAAGTTTTGGCCTTTCAACTCGTGAAATTCTGGCCGCTGATGATACTGATCTAAATGAGTTTATCGGTCTAAAGAAGTTTGCCCCATACAGACCTAAAGAGCTTAGAGCCAAGGATAAGAGAAAGGTTACCAAGTCTAGAAGACTAAGGGAATGGAAGAAAAAGGTGTTCAATAATGAATCTGGGTTAACGGAAGAGCAATTCATTGCACTAATGGAAAAGGAAGGTAGTTCTGAACCACCAATgaaaaaacataaaaaatcTCATGAcaaagataaaaagaacaaaaattctcacaaaaagaacaagaaataa